The DNA window GCGCTGGATCTCGTTAGGCGAACCCGTTGCAGGACAGGGCACGGATGGGCTGTTCCATCGGGTGGTTCGGCATAGCCCCGGGCCCCCCGGGGCAAAATCGCCCGACGCGGCCTGCTGCCTCGTTTCAGCGAAATAACGCCGGTGATCCGAAAACGCGTGACCTTGGTCACCGGCGCGGTCCCGCCTTCTCCGCAACAGAGAGCCGAGGGCACGGGCCGCAATCGGGCGGGACACGATCCGACATGCACGCCCCGCCTTCACCCCCCTGGGAAGTAGCCGCGCACGAGAGCTTCGGAAATCAGGCTCCAGCCGTCGGCAACAACGAAGAAGGCCAGCTTGAAGGGCATCGCCACCACGGCGGGCGGCACCATCATCATTCCCATCGACATCAGAATGGCGGCCACAACGAGGTCGATGATCAGAAACGGCAGGAAGATCAGGAAGCCGATCTCGAAGGCACGCTGGATTTCGCTGAGCAGGAACGACGGCACCAGGAGCGAGAGCGGCGCATCGGCAATCGCGGCAGAGGGATCGGCCTGCGGGCGGAGCGACAGCAGACGTTCGAAGGTTTCGGCATCGGCGCGCCCGGCCATGAAGTTGCGGAACGGGTCAAGAATGCGCGGCAGGGCCTCGCCGATCGGCAGCGTCTCGTTCATCATCGGCACCACCCCCGCCTGCCATGCCTGGGTGAAGGTCGGCTCCATCACGAAATAGGTCAGAAACAGCGCCAGACTGACGATCAGCATGTTGGGTGGCGATTGCTGCAGCCCGATCGCCTGACGCAGGAGCGACAGGACGGTCACGATGAACGGAAAACAGGTCAACATGATCGCCAGACCGGGGGCCAGGCTGAGGACCGTCACCAGAAGGATCATCTGGACCCCGCGCCCGGCCAGCGACCCGCCCTCTCCGAGCGAGATCGAGATTTCCTGCGCCTGGGCGGGCAAGGCCAGGAAAAGCAGGAACAGGACGGCCGGAACAAGGCGCAGGAACATGTCGTTCAGGCCCCTGAAACGGTGTCGATGATCTCGGTCAGGCGGACCGCGATCTGACCGGCCTGGGCGCCTTCGACCTCCTGCAATTCGCCACGCGCGATCAGACGGTCCCCGATATAGAGTTCGACGGGGTCGTCGATCCGGCGATCGAGAGGCAGAACCCCGCCACGGTCGATCTGCAGCAGGTCGCGCAGCAGCGGACGGGCCTTGCCGACCGAAACGGTGATCTCGATCGGAACCTGATCGAGAAACTTGGCGCCGAGACCTTCGCCCGGCGCGTCGGAAGATGTTTCAGCCATGGCGGCGTGCCTCCTCTTCGGTGGTCATGAAGTCATTCAGCGCGCCGCGGATCGCCGCCAGCATGCCGTCGATGTCTATTTCTCGCTCTGCCGCGCTGCCGCGCAGCACAGCCTGGCCGGGTCCGAGTGTGGGATCATCGACAATGCGCAGCGGCAGCCCGGGATCATCCCCGACAAGCTCTTCGAGAGCTTCGCGATTCTCGGGACAGACCTGCACCTGCAGCGGTCGGTTGGCCTCTGTTTCAGCCATCTCGCGGGTGATCTCGACCACCTTCCGGGCCAGCCCTCCCCGCGCGAGCTCCGGCAGAACGCGCTCGACCATGACGCAAAGCAGCGGCTCCAAAGCCTCCAGAACATGGACCCGGGCCTCGTGATAGCCGAATGACAGTTCCTGCAGGGTCTTCTCGAAATCGGCGCCGATCCTTGTGCGCGCCTCGGCTTCGGCCGCGCTGGCATCGTCCCAGCCGGCGCGATAGCCCTCCTCATAGGCATTCAGCCGGATCTCCTGGGCATCAATTGCGGGCGGGTCGGGTTCGGACTGAGGACAGGCCCCCTGATCGGAGAAATCCTCAAGCATCAACCGGGACATCAGGCTTTCTCCTGCCGGTCTTCCATCCAGCCGCGCAAGATCGCGATCGATTCCTCGCGGCGGCTTTCAATCAGGTCGCGCAGGCGGTCAACCGGGCTGTCGCTGCCGCCACCGAAGCCATCCATGCCAAGCGGCTGATCCGTGAAATCGGCGGGGTCGATCGCGGCCATGGTCATGGCGGGGAGGCCAAGATCGCCATCCATCCCGTTCTGCGGGCCATCGGCCGGATCGATCTCGCCATTGAGCCAGGTCTGGTCCTGACCGCTGCCAGCCGGCGCAGGCAGCCCCGCGACCGCGGCCTTGCCCTGACCGGCAAGGATCGGACGGACGACGAACAGGCCGAGGATCAAGGCGACCACCGACAGAACCGCCAGTTGGATGAGTGTCAGCGGATCGAGCGTGAACTCGCCGAAGAGGCTGCCTTGCGGTCCGCTTCCAGCCGCATCGAGCGGCTCGAAACGCATCGACTTGATGGTCAGCGCATCGCCACGCTCTGCATCGAAACCAGCCGCCGAAGCGATCAGTTCGCGCAGCGACTCGAGCTCGGCATCGGGCAGCGGTTGCCAGGTTTCGGTGCCATCCGCGGCGGTCGAGGTCACGCCTTCGACGAGAACGGCAATGCTGAGCCGCTTGACCGCGCCCGGCGCGCGCAGGATCTCGCGCTCTGTCTGCGAAACCTCGTAATTGACCACTTCCTGGGTCTCGCTCTCCTTGTGTTGCGACGAACGATCGGAAGCACCGTCGCCATTCGGCAGGTTGCTGGCCACCGTGACCGAACCGCCATTGGTATCGCTGGAGCTCGATTGCCGCTGCTGGTTGTTCTCGCTGATCGCGACCCGGCCCTCGGGATCGATGATCCGCTCTCGGATCGACTCGCGCTGCGTCTCGGTATCGACACTGACCTCGACAATCGAGCGCCCGGGCCCCAGCCGGGCCGAAAGCAGTCGCTCGAGGCGTCCCTTCAGGACCTCGGCACGGTCGTCACCAGCCGCCGAGGGGCTCGAGTCATCCGCCACGACCGTACCGCTATTGGCATCGATCACCGAGACATCCTCGGGCTTCATCCCCGACACGCTCGCCGCGACCAGATAGCGGAGCGCCTTGGCCTGGGCGCCCGAGACCGATCCGCCCGCAGCAGCCACCGTCACCGCCGCAGAAGGCGGCACGTCGCGGGCAAAGGGCCGGGCACTCGGCGTGGCAATATGCACCCGCGCAGTGCGGAACTGGGAATTGCCGGCAATCGTGCGGGCCAGTTCGCCTTCCTTGGCGCGCCAGTAAGCCGCGTCGAACATCTGCGATGTCGTGCCGAACCCCGACAGGCCGTCGAGCAATTCGTACCCCGCCGCCCCGATCGCGGGCAGTCCGTCGCTGGCCAGTGTCATCCGCAGCGAGTCGCGCTGGCTGGAATCTACATAGATTGCGGGACCTTTCACCTCATAGGCCACACCCGCCTGGTCCAGCGCGCGGATCACATCTCCTGCGGCCGCGGTATCGAGACCGGAATAAAGCAGCGCCATGCGCGGCGATGTGGCCACCCGCGACAGTGCGAGCACAGCCGCGAACATGGCGACAGTTGCGACGGCCACGACCACTCTTCTGCGTGGGCTCAGCCCGGTCCACATGGACAACAGCTGCTGCAAGAGACTTCTCCCGTTCCGGGGGGACTTCTGCCCCGTTTCTGCCTCACATCCTTCGCAGGCCCGGCTTAACAATCGGTTAGCCCTCATCCGGCTATAGAGGAGCCAACACAGAAGGAGCCTAGGACATGGCTGCGACCGATATGGCCGGCGCGGAAGAACCCGCGAAATCCTCGAAGAAACCCCTCATCATCGGAGTGGCGCTCGCGCTTGTCCTGGGCGGCGGGGCTTTTTTTGCGCTTTATTCCGGACTGATTCTCGGCGGCGACCCGGCACAGGAAACCGCAGCGGGCGCTCACGGCGGGGACGAAAAAGCGGCCGAATCGGGGCCGCTCGATGTTGCCTTCGTTCCGATCGAAAAGATGATCATCTCGCTCGGTCCCGAAGCCGCGAGCCGTCATCTGCGTTTCGAGGCCCAGCTCGAGGTGACGCCCGCTTACAAGGAAGACGTCACGCTGCTGATGCCGCGCGTCCTCGACGTGCTGAACAGCTATCTGCGGGCGGTCGACATAGCCGAGCTCGAGGACCCGACCACGCTCATCACCCTCCGCGCGCAAATGCTGCGCCGGGTGCAGCTCGTCACCGGAAACGGCCGGGTGCGCGATCTGCTCATTACCGAATTCGTGCTGAACTGAGGAGAATCCCATGGCGCTGATCTCGGACATTCTGCTCATTGCCGGAGCACTCGGAGCCACGCTCTACTGCTATGTTCTGGCGAGGCGACTGCGGCGCTTCAACGACCTGGAAAAGGGCATGGGGGGTGCGATCGCCGTGCTTTCGGCCCAGGTCGACGACATGACAAAGGCCCTCAAGGGCGCCCAGTTCTCGGCGAAAAGCTCGACCGACAGCCTCGAAAGCCTGACCGGCCGCGCAGAGGATGTCGCACGACGTCTCGAACTGCTGGTGGCCGCCATGCATGATCTGCCAGAGGACACGGTTCAGACGGCAGCCGCCCACAGCCAGAAACCTGCGGCCCCCGCAGCTCCGGAAACGACCCCGGCCGCGCCGGCCCCGACCGGCACGGCGGATGGCGAACCCACGGTTCTGTTCCGCCGCACTGCCCGGGAGGCGGCGGAATGAAAGGACCCTCGCGTTCGAAACGGGCCAGCGGCGCCGTCCTTCCGGTCATCGCGGGGCTATTTCTCGCATCCGGCCTGATCCGCTTCGGCGATGGCACTGCCCAGGCCCTGGCCCAGGAATTGCAGGAAATGACCGCACCCACCTCAAACGGTGGCCCCGACGGCGGGCATGACAGCGCGTCAGATCCCTGCCCGCCTCCCGCCGATATCGCCGATCTGCTTGAGGCACTGAAAACCCGCGCCGCTGATTTGGACGCACGCGAAGCGGCGTTGGAAGACAGGGCAGCAACGCTCGATATCGCCGGGGAAGAGATCTCACGGCAGATGGCAGCTCTGCAGGCGGCCGAAGATTCATTGAAATCGACCCTGGCCCTGGCAGATCAGGCCGCCGAGAACGATGTCGCGCGGCTGACGGCCGTCTACGAGAGCATGAAACCCGAAGAGGCCTCTGCCCTGTTTGCCCAGATGGATCCGGAGTTCGCGGCCGGTTTCCTCGGACGCATGCGGCCCGATCTGGCCGCTGCGGTGATGTCGGGGCTCGAACCGAACGTCGCCTATTCGATCAGCGTGATCCTGGCAGGACGAAACGCCCGGGCTCCAAAAGAGTGAACACACCTTGTTAACCCGGGTCTGAGACTGTCCCCGACAAGGTCAGAGTAGCGGAGCACTATCCATGATTGGTATCGTCGGGATCATTCTCATCTTCGTGATGGTGTTCGGCGGCTACGTTATGGCTGGCGGCAAGATGGGGATCATCCTGCATTCGCTGCCCTTCGAATTCGCAATGATCGGCGGGGCCGCTACCGGAGCCTTCGTCATCAGCAACGACATGGCCGCCATCAAGCACACGCTCAAGGATATCGCCAAGGTTTTCAAAGGCCCGCACTGGAAGCCCGAGGACTACCGGGATCTGCTTTGCCTGTTGTTCGAGCTGATTCGCGTTGCGCGCCAGAACCCGCTGGAACTGGAAACCCATATCGAGGCTCCGGGCGATTCCGTCATCTTCGGCCGTTACCCCAAGATCGTGGCAGATCACGAGGCCGTCGATCTGATCTGCGACACGCTCCGCGCCGCCGGGATGAATTATGACGACCCCCATCAAGTGGAGGAAGTCCTGGAAAAGCGGCTCGAGGCGCATCTGCACCATTCCATGCATTCGAGTCACGCGTTACAATCGGTGGCCGACGCTCTGCCGGCCCTCGGCATCGTCGCTGCCGTGCTGGGGGTGATCAAGACCATGGGCTCGATCGACCAACCGCCCGAGGTTTTGGGCAAGATGATCGGCGGCGCCCTCGTCGGGACTTTTCTGGGGGTGTTTCTCGCCTACGGCTTCATGGGGCCCTTCGCCTCGAAGCTGAAGGTCGTCGTCGAGGAGGATGCGCATTTCTACCTGCTGATCCGCGAGGTCTTGGTCGCCAATCTTCATAACCACCCGCCAGCGATCTGCATCGAAGTCGGACGGCAAAACACGCCTGGCGGCAGCCGGCCGAGCTTCTCCGAACTGGAAGAGGCGCTGAAAGCGTCGAAACAGGAGGCCGCATGAACGCGCGCCACATCTTTCTGGCGCTGGCCCTTTTTGTGGGCCAGCCGACGCTCGCCCAACAGGTCGAGATCCGCTCGGGCGAGCATCCTGACTATTCGCGACTGGTCTTCGAGACCGAAACGCCGCAGGCGTGGACGCTCGGCCGCGGTCCGGACGGCTATTTGCTCCGATTTGACAACCGCGCACTTCGCCTCGATCTGGGCGATGTCTTCGACAGGATACCGCGCCGCCGCCTGACTGATGCCGCGCTGGTGGCGCCGGGACTGGTTTCCCTGCGCATCGGCCCGAACGCGCATGTCGAAGCCTTCGAATTGCGCCCCGGTCTTCTCGTTCTGGATTTTCGTACCGGCCCCGCGCCGGAGAATTCTCCTTTCGAAACTGCCCTGCAATCTGATGCAGGCATTTCCGCTGAGGAAGAGGCTCTTCCCACGCGTGCCGAACCGGTCCGCCCCGACCCTGCTCCCCCTCGGGCCGTCGATATCGCCGCCCAGCCCCCCACCCCGATCCCTGAAACCCCGGCGGTTCGTCTTCCTATCGATGTAGGCCTGACCTCCACCCTCACCCCTTCCGCAGGAATGAAACCTCCGGTCGCAATGGTGGAAAAGATGCTGGAGCCTGAGATTTCCTCGGCAGAAACCGACCCGAGAGTGGCGGCGATGCGCTCCGAACTCATGAAACAGATCGGCCGCGCCACCGCACAGGGCCTGCTTGAACCAGCACTGGACCTGCCGGCTCAACCCGATCCAACCCAGGCAAAAGCGGCTCCGACCGCCCGGGACGCGCTACCGGACCCTGGCCAGCGTACGGAAGAGAGCGACCAGGCAGAAACGCCGGTCGCGGAAGATGATACCCCGCCTGACTGGCGCAACATGAGGGTCGAAACCAGCATGGATCGCGGGCTTGACATCGTTTCCGGGGATGGCGCCCTGGCGGCAGATGGGACCCGATGCCTCTCGGACGACAATTTCGATGTGATCGGCTGGGGAGGAGAGCGTGACCCCGGCGACCTGCTCGCCGAGAAGCGGAGCGCACTTCTCGACATGCGAGACACCACCGACCCTTCCGGCGTCATCGGCCTCGCTCGCGCCTATATCGCGATGGGTTTCGGCGCCGAGGCGCGCGCCGTTCTCGCCGCCACCGCGACGGAAACGCCCGTTGTGCCATTGCTGCGCGAGATGGCCGCCATCGTCGACACTGGCCAGGCCAATCATCCTGAGTTGTTCGATTCCCAGATATCCTGCCCGACCCGCGCAGCGCTTTGGGCCGCACTGGCCCGACCCGAGCTTCGGGATCTGTCAGACTTCAACCGCACCGCCCTTCTGCAGAGCTTTTCCGAGCTTCCGATCCATTTGCGACGTCATCTCGGTCCGAAACTGGCCGAACGGTTCCTTGCCGCCGGCGATCAGGCAACTGCCCTTCAAATCCGCAATGCCGTCGCACGCACTGGCGTGAAGGGTCAGACCACAGACCTGACGCTCATCGAGGCACAAATCGAACTGGCCCGCGGTTCCGTCGCTCGGGCCGACCGGAAAATCGAAGAGGTAATTTCCTCTGGCGGAACGGGCACGGCCGACGCACTCGCACTTCGGATCGAAACGGCTCTCAGTCGCGATCAGATGCCGTCGGAGGATTCGCTGGCCCTTGCCGAGTCGCTCGCCTTCGAACGCCGTGGAACGGCCAGCGGCACCCGGCTCCTTACGCTCGCAATCCGCGGCCACGGCGCCCGTGCAGATTTCGAGACGGCCTTCGCGATGCTGGCCCATCATGGACTGGAAGGGCAAACAGAGTTGTCCTCCGAACTGCTGAGAGAGCTCGCGCGGCGCGGATCGGACGAGGAATTCATGCGCGAGGTTTATCTCGGCGCGCTGACACTTCCCGACATATCCTTCGATGCCGAAGCGCGCCTGGCCGTCGCGGACCGGCTGACAGCCATGGGCTTCCAGGATCGCGGTGCAAAAGTTCTCCAGCCACTGGCGCCCCAGGGCACACCCCGCGAACGACTGGTCCGCGCCCGGCTCGCCCTGGCACAGGGAAGTGCCGGGGAAGCCCAGCAATATATCGCTGGGCTCGACACCCCCGAAGCTGACGCGCTGCGCGCCTTGATCGCCCAAAGGCAAGGTGACCTGAAGTCGGCTGCCGATTATCTCGGCGCGGTTGGCGATGCCGCGGCGCAATCTGCAATGGCTTGGCGTGCCCGCGACTGGAACGACGTCGAATCCTTGGGCAAACCGAACCAGCGCGCCTTCGTTCAGACGAGGCGCGACCGGGAACCTGCTGATCTCACGATGGAACCCAGCCTGGCTGTGGCACGCGACGCCCTCGGATCCAGCGAGATCATGCGTGAAAGGCTGAAGGCCCTGCTCGATCAGCCCAGCACCCAGCCCTGATCCGGCTCTCGTTCAGCCTTTGTCAATCCATGCGACCTAAGCTCCCGACAAGTTAGATCGAATTGAGCGGGCCAGAATGGCACATCCCTCTCTCCTGCATGGACGCCCCTACCGTCTTGCACCAACGCTTTCCGGCTCCATCAGGGCAGGACGCGCGGAATTCGGAGCCACCATCCCGTCTCCCCGTCCGCGTCGAAAATCGGTTAGTTGCAACCCTCCCCCGAACGCATACCAAAGAGCACGTCCCAGTATCCCGAAGGTGCAAACCGGACGGAGCCGTCCGAACATCCAGACCGAACGTTGCTTTTTCTTGTCATTCCGGCTCCAAGGAACCTGACTCATGCCCGGCTTCTCGGTTTCCGAACTGTTCCGTCCCACAATTCTGATGGCGCTCGCGCTCATGGCAATCATCGTCATGATGGTGCTGCCGATGCCTGCCTGGGTCCTCGACATTGGTCTGGCCGCCTCTTTCGCCATCGCAATCCTTATCTTCACGGTAACGCTCTTCATCGAACGACCGCTCGATTTCTCATCCTTCCCGACCATCCTGCTGGCATCGTTGATGCTCCGGCTGTCGCTCAATGTGTCCTCGACAAAGCTCATCATCGGCCAGGGTCATACCGGGACGGGGGCAGCCGGCAATGTTATCGAAGGTTTTGCGATGTTCGTCATGGGGGGGAACGTCTTCCTCGGTCTGGTCGTGTTCGGCGTGCTGATGATCGTCAACTTCATCGTCATCACCAAGGGCGCGGGACGGATGGCCGAGGTCGGTGCGCGCTTCGCCCTTGATGGAATGCCGGGCAAACAGCTCGCAATCGACAGCGACATGGCGGCCGGGGCCATCGATCATACAGAAGCAAAGACGCGGCGCGAACGTGAACAAGCCGAAACGACCTTCTTCGGTTCGCTCGACGGGGCTTCGAAATTCGTCAAGGGCGACGCGGTGGCGGGTCTGCTGATAACGCTTTTGAACCTGCTTATGGGGCTTGCCATCGGCGTGATCATGCATGGCATGCCGCTAAAAGGTGCGTTCGAGACCTATGCGATCCTGACCGTCGGCGACGGCCTTGTCAGCCAGATCCCAGCCGTCATCATTTCGATCGCAGCCGCACTTCTGCTGTCGCGGGGCGGCACGACCGGCACAACGGATTTCGCGGTTTTCAATCAACTCGGCAAGCATCCGGCCGCCCTTGGAACTGTATCGGTTCTACTCGGCCTTTTCGCGCTGGTCCCTGGACTGCCATTCCTGCCCTTCATCGTCGGCAGCCTGGTGCTGGGGATCGCGGCGTTCAATCGGTGGCGCAGCATTCAGCGCGAGGCCGAACAAGCAGCCCAACCCGAAGCCGCGGAAAAGGCCGAGCCCGCCAACCGCATGGGCGATCTGCTCGATCTCGACGACATCCATCTGGAATTTGCGCCCGACCTGGTCGGGATGGTGCTCGATCCTTCCACCGGGATCGAAGCCCGCATCGTGTCCATGCGCCGTCATGTGGCAGAGAGTTTCGGCCTGATCCTCCCCGAGATGCGGCTGACCGATAATGGAGCCCTGACGCCGGGCACATATGTCGTACGCATCCAGGGCGTGGAACAGGCACGCGACCGGCTTCGGCCCGACCGGGTGCTGGCCCTTCAGGCCGGCGATATCGCGCTCCTCCCCCCCGGCGAGGATGTGCGCGAGCCCGTCTACGGCGCGCCCGCCCGCTGGGTCTCGGCGGACCGGCGCGAAGAACTGGCTTTACAGGGCGTCACCGTGGTCAACGCTTCCGAAGTGCTCGCGACGCATCTGCTTGAGGTTATCAAGAAAAACTTCGCACGACTTCTGACCAACAAGGCCCTGCGGCAGATCTTCGACGAGCTGAAGAACCTGTCGGATCAGTCCCGTGCCCAGGCCAATCGCCGGATGATCGACGATCTTGTCCCGGAAAAGGTGCCGCCGGACCTTCTTCTCGCCGTACTCAGGCTCCTGCTGGAGGAGCGTGTCTCTATTCGAAACATGCCGCTGATTCTCGAAGCCATCGCCGAAGCCAGACCGAGCCATGCGGGTGCGGAGGCGATCTGCGAACATGTCCGTCGGCGCCTCGGCTTCCAACTCGTCGCAGATCATCGCCGCGAAGACGGCACTCTGCCGCTATTACAGCTGTCGCCGGAGTGGGAAACGCGGTTCTCGACCTATCAGGTCGGAGGCGAGGCCGGTGTCTCGGACGTCGCGCTGCCGCCGGAAGAATTCAATCGTCTGGCCAGCGCCGTGTCCGAAAAGCTGGCCAAGGCCGGCGAGAATGGAATATTCCCGGTGATCGCGACATCGGGCCGACGCCGCCGTTTCCTCCAGATGGCGCTTTCGGCCAAGGGCATCGCCGCTCCGGTGCTGTCTTTCGAGGAGATCGGAACCAACACGCGCCCCGCCTTGGTGGGCATGGTCGCGGCATGACGCTCGAACTCGCCCCGGCGTTTGAGTTCTGGCGTCCCCTGATCTGGGCGGCTTTCCTCGTCTTCCTGCGGGTCGGTGCGATCATGGCGATGTTGCCGGCCTTCGGCGAACGCGCGGTCCCCATGAGGGTTCGGCTTGGCCTCGCACTTGCCTTCACTGCGGTCGTGTCTCCGGCCGTGTCCCCAGGCCTCATAGAGACCCCGCCCTCACTGACGCTGGCCTTCGCGACCGAAACCGTGATCGGTCTCGCCCTCGGGCTGGTCCTCCGGCTTATGATCCTTGCCTTGCAAATGGCGGGCGAAATCGCAGCGCAGGCCACCTCTCTGGCTCAGATTCTCGGCGCGGCTTCGATGGACCCGCAACCGGCGATGGGGCGGCTCATGCTGATGGCCGGACTGGCGCTGGCCGTAATGTCAGGGCTGCATGTACGTGCGGCAGAGGCGATGATCCTGTCCTACGACCTGTTGCCTGCGGGCCAGTTTCCCCATGCTGGCGATCTGGCCGATTGGGGAGTCGGCAGCATCGCCAAAGGTTTTGCCCTCGCCGCGACCCTGGCAATGCCCTTCGTGATCGCCTCATTGATTTATAATGTTGCACTTGGCGTCATCAACAAGGCGATGCCGCAGCTGATGGTGGCCTTTGTCGGCGCCCCGGCCATTACGGCGGGTGGACTGATCATTCTGTTTCTGTCGTTGCCGCCGATGCTGACATTCTGGCAGGACAAACTCCTGTCGCTTTTCGCGGCCCCGTTCGGAGCGGGCGGATGAGCGACGAGGATCCCGGCGACAAGCAGTTCGAGCCGACACAGAAAAAGCTCGATGATGCAAGGAGAAAGGGCGAAATCGCCCGATCTACCGATATCAATACGGCCGCAGTTTATGCCGGGTTCGCGCTGACTGCGATGGCACTCGGCGGCAGCAGCCTGATCAAGATGGGCGAGCTCGGCGCAGGTATGATCGGTCAGGCCGACCGGCTGGCACCTCTGCTTCTGGAGGGGCATGGCAGCGCCCCGACAGGAGGCCTGATGGCGCGGTTTGGCCTTGTCGTGCTGCCCTGGCTTGCAATTCCCGCCCTTGCCGCCCTTGCTTCGGTTTTGGCGCAGCGCAGTCTGGTCGTCGCACCGGAAAAGCTGATGCCCAAGCTGTCGCGGATCAATCCGATCGAAACCGCGAAGAACAAGTTCGGCCGTTCCGGGCTGTTCGAGTTCACCAAAAGTACCGTCAAGCTCGCGCTCTACACCATCCTGCTTGCTCTCTATCTCAGCCATCATTTCGAAGAAATGCTTGGCACGATGTATCTGTCACCCGCGATGGCTGCGGCCAAGCTGGTGCGAATGTCGGCCGAGTTCCTGACAGTGGTTGTCGCTATTGCCGCCTCGATCGGTGCGGTCGATTACCTGTGGCAGATCGCCGAACATCGCAGGCGCCATCGGATGTCGCTCGAGGAACTCAAGGAGGAACTCAAGCAGTCCGAAGGGGATCCTCATATCAAGCAACAACGACGGCAGCGCGGCATGGATATCGCGACCAACCGAATGTTGCGAGATGTGCCCGATGCCGATGTGGTGATCGTCAACCCGACGCATTATGCCGTCGCGCTGAAATGGGACCGCGCCAGCCGCGGCGCCCCGTTCTGCCTGGCCAAAGGAATGGACGAGGTTGCGGCGCGGATCCGAGAGGTCGCGGCCGAGGCCGGCGTGCCGATGCGCAGCGACCCACCGACAGCGCGGGCGATATATGGAAGCGTCGAGATTGGCGACGAAATCAAACCAGAGCATTACAAGGCCGTGGCTGCCGCGATCCGCTTTGCAGAAGAAATGCGGTCCAGGGCGAAAGTGCTGTGATGGACAACCGCGATGACAGGCCGGAACGCCTCGTCCGCATAGGCTCGGTCCTTAAAGATGCCGCGCTGAACCGTCTGCGACGAGCGGCGCAGGAGTGCCGCCGGATCGAAGCCGCCATCGCGGAACTCGACGACGAGGCCCTGCGGGCGGCCGCCGACGACGATATCGCCATGCGCGCGGTCTTTGACCGCAGCCGAACGCTCCGACACAGTCAACGTCGCACCGCGCTGAATGCCGAACTGGCCCGGGCTCGGGCAGAAGAGGCTCTCTTGATGCGAGACGCAGCCCGGGCTTTCGGTCGTGACGAAGCGATCCGGGGACTGTTCAACCGGACACAGCGTTGAACGGGCTGCCTTAGGTGTTTGATCCCACGGTTTGATGGTGTGATCCTTTCTCAGGAATGGAAGG is part of the Rhodovulum sp. MB263 genome and encodes:
- a CDS encoding flagellar biosynthesis protein FlhB, with the translated sequence MSDEDPGDKQFEPTQKKLDDARRKGEIARSTDINTAAVYAGFALTAMALGGSSLIKMGELGAGMIGQADRLAPLLLEGHGSAPTGGLMARFGLVVLPWLAIPALAALASVLAQRSLVVAPEKLMPKLSRINPIETAKNKFGRSGLFEFTKSTVKLALYTILLALYLSHHFEEMLGTMYLSPAMAAAKLVRMSAEFLTVVVAIAASIGAVDYLWQIAEHRRRHRMSLEELKEELKQSEGDPHIKQQRRQRGMDIATNRMLRDVPDADVVIVNPTHYAVALKWDRASRGAPFCLAKGMDEVAARIREVAAEAGVPMRSDPPTARAIYGSVEIGDEIKPEHYKAVAAAIRFAEEMRSRAKVL
- a CDS encoding flagellar biosynthetic protein FliR, coding for MTLELAPAFEFWRPLIWAAFLVFLRVGAIMAMLPAFGERAVPMRVRLGLALAFTAVVSPAVSPGLIETPPSLTLAFATETVIGLALGLVLRLMILALQMAGEIAAQATSLAQILGAASMDPQPAMGRLMLMAGLALAVMSGLHVRAAEAMILSYDLLPAGQFPHAGDLADWGVGSIAKGFALAATLAMPFVIASLIYNVALGVINKAMPQLMVAFVGAPAITAGGLIILFLSLPPMLTFWQDKLLSLFAAPFGAGG